A stretch of Physeter macrocephalus isolate SW-GA chromosome 8, ASM283717v5, whole genome shotgun sequence DNA encodes these proteins:
- the LOC102981677 gene encoding LOW QUALITY PROTEIN: son of sevenless homolog 2-like (The sequence of the model RefSeq protein was modified relative to this genomic sequence to represent the inferred CDS: inserted 1 base in 1 codon; deleted 1 base in 1 codon; substituted 3 bases at 3 genomic stop codons): MPQAPQPYEFFSAENSPKWRGLLVSALPKVQEQVHPNLSADEEPIFQLLNKLCMAQPRTVQDVAEVQKTFSHPVDEWAIADAQSATEKRKRRNPLLLPVDKIHPSLKEVLGYKVDYHVSLYSVAVLEYISAGILKLAGNYVFNIRHYEISQQDIKVSVCADKVLMDMFDQDDIGLVSLCEDEPSSSGELNYYDLVRTEIAEERQYLRKLNMIIKVFRKVFLSDRKLFKSSDIEKVFSNILDIHELTVKLLGLIEDTVEMTDESSPHPLAGSCFEDLTEEQAFDPYETLSQDILSPKFNEHFSKLMAIPAVALQFQSIADGFKEAVYYVLPHLMLVPVYHCWHYFELLKQLKACSEEHEDRECLNQAITALMNLQGSLDRIYKQYSPRCXPGDPVYPFYNHQLRSKHLAIKKMNEIQKNIDGWEGKDIGQCCNEFIMEGPLTRIGAKHEWHIFLFDGCLMISCKPNHSQSHLPGYHSTEYRLKEKFVMRKIQICDKEDTCECKHAFELVSKDENSIIFAARSAEEKNNWMAALISLHYRSTLDQMLDSVLLKEENEQPLKLPSPEVYRFVVKDSXENIVFEDNLQSRSGIPIIKGGAVVKLIERLTYHMYADPNFVRTFLTMYRSFCKPQELLSLLIERFEIPEPEPTEADKLAVEKGEQPISADLKRFHKEYVQPVQLRILNVFRHWVEHHYYHFERDLELLERLESFISSVRGKAMKKWVESIAKIIKRKKQAQANGISHNITFQSLPPPTEWHISRPGQFETFDLMTLHPIEIARQLTLLESDLYSKVQPSELVGHVWTKEDKEIDSPNLLKMIHHTTNLTLWFEKCIVEAENFEERVAVLSRIIEILQVFQDLNNFNGVLEIVSAVNSVSVYRLDHTSEERKRKILDEAVELSQDHXKKYLVKLKSINPPCVPFFGIYLTNILKTEEGNNDFLKKKGKDLINFSKRRKRRKVPEITGEIQQYQNQPYCLWIEPEMRRFFENLNPMGNASEKEFTDYLFNKSLEIEPGNSKQPPRFPRNSTFSLKSPGIRPNTGRHGSTSGTLWGRPTPLERELCKISFSRIAETELESTVSAPTSPNTPSTPPVSASSDLSVFLDVDLSSSCGSNSIFAPVLLPHSESFFSSCGSLHKLSEEPLIPPALSPRNKFDHDASNSKGTMKSDDDPPAILPRQPPPPKVKPRVPVPTGAFDGPLHSPPPPPPRDPFPNTPPPVPLRPPEHFINCPFTLQPPPLGHLHRDPDWFRDVSTCPNSPNTPLSTPSPRVPRXCYVLSSSQNNLAHPQAPPVPPRQDSSPHLPKLPPKTYKRELSHPPLYRLPLLENAETPQ; the protein is encoded by the exons ATGCCGCAGGCGCCGCAGCCGTACGAGTTCTTCAGCGCAGAGAACAGTCCGAAATGGCGGGGACTGTTGGTCTCGGCCCTGCCGAAGGTTCAGGAGCAAGTACATCCCAATCTCTCAGCTGATGAAGAGCCGATTTTTCAGCTGCTTAATAAATTATGCATGGCCCAACCAAGGACTGTTCAAGATGTGGCGGAAGTTCAAAAGACCTTTTCTCATCCAGTGGATGAATGGGCTATTGCTGATGCACAGTCTGCCACAGAGAAACGAAAACGAAGAAATCCTCTCTTACTGCCTGTGGACAAAATCCATCCTTCATTGAAGGAAGTTTTAGGGTACAAAGTGGACTACCATGTGTCCCTATATAGTGTGGCTGTACTAGAGTATATCTCAGCTGGTATTTTGAAATTGGCTggtaattatgtttttaatatccGACATTATGAAATATCCCAACAGGACATTAAAGTGTCAGTGTGTGCAGATAAGGTTTTGATGGACATGTTTGATCAGGATGACATAGGCTTGGTTTCTCTTTGTGAAGATGAACCTAGTTCTTCAGGTGAATTAAACTACTATGACCTTGTCAGAACTGAAATTGCAGAAGAAAGACAGTATCTACGGAAACTAAATATGATCATAAAAGTGTTTCGAaaggtttttctttctgacagaaAGCTGTTTAAATCTTCTGATATTGAAAAGGTTTTCAGTAACATTTTAGATATACATGAATTGACCGTGAAACTTTTAGGTCTAATTGAAGACACAGTTGAAATGACTGATGAAAGCAGCCCTCATCCCTTAGCTGGAAGCTGTTTTGAAGATTTGACAGAGGAACAAGCATTTGATCCTTATGAAACATTATCACAGGATATTCTTTCACCAAAATTTAATGAACATTTCAGTAAGTTGATGGCCATACCTGCAGTGGCTCTACAGTTTCAGTCCATTGCTGATGGTTTTAAAGAGGCAGTTTATTATGTCCTTCCACACCTTATGCTGGTGCCAGTATATCATTGTTGGCACTATTTTGAATTATTAAAGCAATTGAAAGCATGTAGTGAAGAGCATGAAGACAGAGAATGTTTGAACCAAGCTATTACTGCTCTCATGAATCTCCAAGGTAGTTTGGACCGAATTTACAAGCAATATTCACCTAGATGCTGACCTGGGGATCCTGTTTACCCTTTTTATAATCATCAATTAAGAAGCAAGCACctggctattaaaaaaatgaatgaaattcagaaaaacatAGATGGATGGGAAGGCAAAGATATTGGACAGTGTTGTAATGAATTTATTATGGAAGGTCCATTGACAAGAATTGGTGCCAAACACGAAtggcatatttttctctttgatggc TGCTTAATGATTAGCTGCAAACCCAATCATAGCCAGTCACACCTTCCAGGATACCATAGTACAGAatacagattaaaagaaaaatttgtcatgaggaaaatacaaatatgtgATAAAGAAGATACTTGTGAGTGCAAACATGCTTTTGAATTAGTATCCAAAGATGAAAACAGCATAATATTTGCTGCTAGGTctgctgaagagaaaaataattggatGGCAGCACTTATTTCTCTTCATTATCGTAGTACTCTAGATCAAATGCTAGATTCAGTATtactgaaggaagaaaatgaacaaccacTTAAATTACCGAGTCCTGAAGTGTATCGTTTTGTGGTAAAAGACT GAGAAAACATTGTTTTTGAAGACAACTTGCAAAGCAGAAGTGGAATCCCCATTATTAAAGGAGGAGCTGTGGTGAAATTAATTGAAAGGTTAACGTATCACATGTATGCAGATCCCAATTTTGTTCGCACTTTTCTTACTATGTATCGTTCATTTTGTAAACCACAGGAATTGCTAAGCTTACTGATTGAACGATTTGAAATTCCAGAGCCAGAACCTACTGAAGCAGATAAATTGGCAGTAGAGAAAGGCGAGCAGCCGATCAGTGCAGACCTTAAAAGGTTTCACAAGGAATACGTCCAACCAGTACAACTTAGGATCTTAAATGTGTTTCGGCACTGGGTCGAACACCATTATTATCACTTTGAAAGAGACTTGGAGTTGCTTGAAAGACTAGAATCCTTCATTTCAAGTGTAAGAGGGAAAGCTATGAAGAAATGGGTAGAGTCAATTGCTAAGATCATCAAGAGGAAGAAACAAGCTCAGGCAAATGGAATAAGCCATAATATTACCTTTCAAAGTCTGCCACCACCAACCGAATGGCATATCAGCAGACCAGGACAGTTTGAAACGTTTGATCTCATGACACTTCATCCAATAGAAATTGCACGTCAGCTGACACTTTTGGAATCTGATCTCTACAGCAAAGTTCAACCTTCTGAACTTGTAGGGCATGTATGGaccaaagaagataaagaaatagattctccaaatttattaaaaatgattcaCCACACCACAAATCTCACTCTCTGGTTTGAAAAGTGCATTGTGGAAGCAGAAAATTTTGAGGAACGGGTGGCAGTACTAAGTAGAATTATAGAAATTCTGCAAGTTTTTCAAGATTTGAATAATTTCAATGGTGTATTAGAGATTGTCAGTGCAGTAAATTCAGTATCAGTCTATAGACTAGATCATAcctctgaggaaagaaaaaggaaaattttggaTGAAGCTGTGGAATTAAGTcaagatcattaaaaaaaatatctagtGAAACTTAAGTCAATCAATCCACCTTGTGTGCCtttttttggaatatatttaacaaatattctgaAGACTGAAGAAgggaataatgattttttaaaaaagaaagggaaagatttAATCAATTTCAGTAAGAGGAGGAAA AGGAGGAAAGTACCTGAAATTACTGGAGAAATTCAGCAATATCAGAATCAACCTTACTGTTTATGGATAGAACCAGAAATGAGGAGGTTCTTTGAAAACCTTAACCCCATGGGAAATGCTTCTGAAAAAGAGTTTACAGATTATTTGTTCAACAAGTCACTAGAAATTGAACCCGGAAACTCCAAACAGCCACCTCGATTTCCTAGGAACTCaactttctctttaaaatctCCTGGAATAAGGCCTAATACAGGCCGACATGGCTCTACCTCAGGTACTTTATGGGGTCGTCCAACACCATTAGAAAGAGAACTGTGTAAAATAAGCTTTAGTCGGATTGCTGAAACAGAGCTTGAATCAACAGTGTCAGCACCAACCTCTCCAAATACACCATCTACTCCACCAGTATCTGCTTCTTCAGACCTTAGTGTGTTTTTAGATGTGGATCTCAGCAGTTCCTGTGGAAGCAATAGCATCTTTGCTCCAGTCCTCTTGCCTCATTCAGAGTCTTTCTTTAGTTCGTGTGGTAGTTTACATAAACTAAGTGAAGAGCCACTGATTCCTCCTGCACTTTCTCCTCGAAACAAATTTGATCATGATGCTTCAAATTCCAAGGGAACTATGAAATCTGATGATGACCCCCCTGCTATTCTGCCAAGACAGCCTCCTCCTCCAAAGGTAAAACCCAGAGTTCCTGTGCCTACTGGTGCATTTGACGGGCCTCTGCATAgtccaccgccgccgccgccgagagATCCTTTTCCCAATACCCCTCCACCAGTTCCCCTTCGGCCTCCAGAACACTTCATAAACTGTCCGTTTACTCTTCAACCACCTCCACTGGGACATCTTCACAGAGATCCAGACTGGTTCAGAGATGTTAGTACGTGTCCAAATTCTCCAAACACTCCTCTTAGCACACCCTCTCCAAGGGTACCACGTTGATGCTATGTGCTCAGTTCTAGTCAAAATAATCTTGCTCATCCTCAAGCTCCCCCTGTTCCACCAAGGCAGGATTCAAGCCCTCACCTACCAAAACTGCCACCAAAGACTTACAAACGGGAGCTTTCGCACCCCCCATTGTATAGACTGCCTTTGCTAGAAAATGCAGAAACTCCTCAATGA